In the Streptomyces fradiae ATCC 10745 = DSM 40063 genome, AGCCACCAGGCGAGCAGACCGGTGGCGGCGATCGTCAGCGGCATCGCCACCCCGAGCAGCCGCCACGGCGCCTGCCACGTGCGACGGCCCACCGGCCGGTTCAGCGCGAGCCCGGCGCCCATCAGCGACACGATCACGCAGATCTCCGTGAGGTGCTCCACCCACACCCGGTCCGCCACCGGGTCGACCGCGGGCAGCGGCACCGGCAACGCCTGGAAGGCCATCCCGCACAGCAGGAAGACCAGCGGCACGGACAGCGGCCGGCCCGCCACGAGGCGGGGCAGCACCGCGGCGGCCAGCGCACCGGCCCCGAACAACGCGAACAGCACATCACCTGGCATCACCGCGGTCGTGTGCCCCGGGCGCCCCGGGCGTACGCCCCCTCCCGAGAGGCACACCGCACACCGCGCACCGAACGCCCCGCCGCCCCGGCGACGACCACCCGGCGCGGCAGTGTGATCATCGGGTAGGAGCACCCGCCCGGCATGAGTACGGATGCTCAGGCCCCGCCGCCGCCCGGACGCGGACGATGACCACCGACAGCCGCCGCACCCCGGGGAGAACCCGCATGCCCAGCCGCCTCGCCCACGCCCTGCTCCCCGCCTTCGGCCGTCTGACGGTCACCGCAGACCGGGACGCGGACCTCGCGCCTGGCAGCATCGTCGCCGCGAACCACACCTCCCTGGCCGACCCCGCCGTCGTGCTCGCCGCGCTGCACCGCCTCGGCGCTCGCCCCGTGGTCATGGCCGCCGCCGGACTGTGGCGGGTCCCCCTGCTCGGCCGCCTCCTGCGCGCCGGCCACCACATACCGGTGCACCGCGGAGGGCCCCGCGCCGCCGACGCCCTCGACCTGGCCGAGACCGCGCTGAAGCGCGGCCACCTCGTCCTCATCTACGCCGAAGGAGGCATCCCCACCCGCAAGGACGCCGCCGAGGCCCCTCCCGGCCCGTTCCGCAGCGGGCTCGCCCGGCTGGTGGAACGCACCGGCGCGCCGGTCGTCCCCGTCGGCCAGGCGGGCGCCCGCAGGATCACCTCGGGCGGCCCCGTCAAGCAGCTGGCGGGCGCCCTCACCGCGCCGCTGCGGCGCCCCGGCCTCCACGTCCACGTGGGCGCGGCGCTGGACCCGGCGGGCGATCGGGCGGCGACGACCGCCCTGGCGCACGCCGCCGTGACCGAGGCGTGGCGCACCGCGGCCGCCCGCCTCGGCGAGGCGCCGGCCCCGGCCGGAAGGTGACCCCGCGGCGAGCGGCCGGGCCGCCGGCAGGCCCGCCTCACCCGGCCGACGGCGGCCGGACCAGGGTGTAGCGCAGCCCGCCGTCCGTGGCGCCGGCCGGGGTGAACCCGGCCCGCTCGAGCACCGCCCGGGAAGCGGCGTTGCCCGGCTCCACGGTCGCCCGCAGCACGCGCAGGCCCGGACGGGTGAACGCCCGGCCGGCCAGCGCGCGCAGCGCCTCCGACGCGTAGCCCCGGCCGCGCTCCGAGCGCACGATGTCGTAGCCGACCTCCGCCTCGCCCCCGGCGTCCGGGGCGGCGTGGAAGCCGATGCCGCCCACGGCCCGCCCGTCGGAGCGGCGGACCACGGCGTACGTGCCCCACCCCGGCCGGTACGCGCCCGCCTCGGCCGCCTCCACCACCATGCCCGCGGCGAATCGCGTGCCCTCCTCCGGACCGTCCCCCGCCCACGCGAAGCCGCCGCTCCCGGCGTCCCGCAGATCGGCCGCCGTCCCCGGTCCGACCTCGCACAGCGCGAGCCGCTCCGAGCGGACCGGGTCGGCGTGCCAGCGCCACGCGCCCAGGCGCGCCAGACCGGGGAGCTCCCCGCGGCCGGTGGCCCACAGCAGGCTGCGCCACGGGTCGCCGCCGGGCGGCACGTGCGGGAACAGCCGGTCCAGGGCCAGGGCGCACAGCCGCCGGGGCGGCTCCCAGCCGTGCTCGCCGAGGCCGGTGAGGATGTCGTGGGTGTGCACGAGCGCCTCCACGACGCCCATGGCGGCGAAGCCGTCCCCGCCCGCCGCACCGTACGGGTGCCAGGCCCGTACATCGGCCGGGGTCCGGTGCACGGCGGCCGCCAGCAGCCCGCCGGTGGCCTCCAGGACGCGGACGAGGCCGCCGGGCACCGCCACGACGTCGAAGGGGGCGTACCCGTCCGTCGCGCGGCCCGTCAGCTGTGTCGCGTACCCCGTGTAGTCGCTCGCGATGTGGACGGCCGTGTCGTGGCAGCTCCACTCCAGCCCGGCCGCCGGAACGGACCAGTCCCTGTCCGCCACCTCGCGCAGCGCGGAGGCGGTGGCGGTGACCGCCTCGTCGATGTCCGCCTCGTCGATGTCCTGTGGACCTGTGATCGCCATGGAGGGGACCCTAGGCGTGGAGCGACCCGCCGCGCACGCGGGTTTGCGGGACGGAGCCCGGCCGGCGACGTACCGCCGGCCGGCCGGGCCTCCCGGGCGTCCGCGTACCGACCGGCCGCACGGGACCCGCCGTCATCGGCGTACCGCCACCGGCCGGCTCCGGCCGGTCACCGGCGTACCGTCAGCTCCCGCAGCGGATCGCCCCCGTCGACGAAGACCCGCCCTGCGGGGGCGAGCGCCGCGGCGACGCGGGCCAGGGCCAGGCGGCCCGCCTCCGGATGGCGGCCGTCGAGCGCGCCGACCCGGAAGGCGAAGACCAGGTCGAACGGGCCCTCGCCCGGTTCCGGAACGAAGTCCTCGGCGGCGCACCGCCGCACCGTGAGGCGGCCGGACGCGATCTCCTCGGCGCAGGCGGCGCGCGCCCGGGCGACGGCCGCGGCGGACCGGTCGATCGCCAGGACGCGGCCGGTGTCCAGCCGCGCGGCGACCGCCCGCGCGGCGGCGCCCGGCCCGCAGCCGATCTCCAGGACCCGCAGGTGGGGCGCGAGCGGAAGCGCGGCGACGGCTTCGGCGAGCCGCGGCGAGAGCTGTGGCATGGGCCCACCGTACGCGCCGGGGCCCCGGCCGCCGGGATCGGCGCGGAGCCGCCGTCGTCCACGATCAGCCAGGTCACGTGCGAAAGGCCGGACCCGGCCGGTGGTCTCCGGCCGGGCACGGCCTGCGGGCGGTGCCGCGCCGTGCGGCGGGCACCGCCGCCGGGGACGGGCCCCGGCGGTCGCGCGTTCAGCGGGAGCAGCAGCACGCCTCGTCGACCCGCACGTCGTCGACGACCGGGCCGTAGGCGCCCCCGACCGTGCTGGCGAAGCCCAGCGTCGTGGTCGGCCCGTTGGCGACGAAGGTGAACTGACGCGTCACGTACCCCATCGCGGCCCGGGTCCGGCCCGTGGAGTCGAAGGAGAAGTCCTGGAAGTTCTGCCCGTCGACCAGGACGCGGCCCGTCTTCACGGCGGGGCCGCCCTCCGGGTTGGCGGCGAGCGCGTAGGAGACGGTGTACTGCCGGCCCGCCGTCGTGGTGAAGGTCTGCGCCACGGCCCCGGCCTGGCCGGCGTTGAGGTCGACGGACTGCTCCCCCTCCGCGGCCTGCCAGAAGCCGGCCCCGATGAGGTCCACCGCCCCGGCGGTGACCTTCCACGGCCCGATGGACTGGCCGGCGCCGACGGTCGTGAACGCGTTCGCGGGCGCCGCCGGGTATTCGAAGCTGCCGTCGTCGAAGCGGCTGACGGCCGAGGCCGGCGTGGCGAGCGCCACGACCGTGCCCGCGGCGAGCAGCGCGGCGGTGGCGGCTGCGGTGAGGGAGCGTGAGACCACCATGAGCACCTCCTGTGAGTGGGTGACGATCCGGTGGAGCACGCTCCAGGCTGCTGGCCGCGCGCGCGTCCTGAGAAGGGGACCCGCGGGGCGCGCGGGGGTGGCCGCCCCGCCGCGTGGTGCGCGGGCGCCGCCGCGCCCCGCCGTGAGCGGTCAGGCCGCGGCGGGCCCCGGCGCCCGCGCCCGCGCCGGCGGCCCACCGGGCGGCCCCCGTACGCCCGCTCCCGCCCTTCCTGCCCCGCCCCCGTCCGCCCGCCCCCGTCCGCCCCCACGCCGCCCCGCCCCCGTCCGCCCGCCCCTGCGCCGCCCCGGCCGGCGCCGGCCACGGGAGGGCGTGCGCGTGCCGGGGCGAGCCGTCCCCGCGTCGCGACGGGAGGGCGTGCGCGCCGGGTCGCCCCCCACGCGCATGCGCGGTCGACGGTCGAACGGCGTCCCGCAGTCCTCCGGGAGGCCGATAGGCTGCCGGTGCACAGCGGGCGATCGATGGAGGAGTGCCGGTGGGCGTGGAGGATCCCTTGTCGCGGATGCCCCGGATGCGGCTCGACGAGCTGCTGGAGGAGCTGCAGGCGCGCATCAACGCCGCCCGCGGCACCCGCGACCGGGTGCACAGCCTGCTGGAGGCGGTCGTCTCCGTGGGCCGCGAGCTGGACCTCTCCCAGGTGCTCCGCCGCATCGTGGAGGCCGCCGCGCTGCTGGTCGACGCGCAGTACGCGGCGCTCGGCGTGATCGGCCCCGACGGGCGCACCCTCTCGCAGTTCCTGACCGTCGGCCTGGCCGACGAGGAGATCGCCAGGATCGGCCCCCTGCCCGCCGGCCACGGCATCCTGGGCGAGCTCATCCGCAAGCCGGAGCCACTGCGCCTCACCGACCTGAGCGCCCACGAGGCGTCGTACGGCTTCCCCGCCCACCATCCGCCGATGCGGACCTTCCTGGGCGTCCCCATCCGCGTGCGCGACGAGGTGTTCGGCAACCTCTACCTCACCGACAAGCGCGGCGGCCACGACTTCGACGCCGAGGACGAGTCGGTGATCGCCACCCTCTCCGTCGCCGCCGGCGTCGCCATCGACAACGCCCGGCTGTACGAGGCGTCCCAGCGCCAGCAGCGCTGGCTCCAGGCGAACGCCGAGATCACCAGCAACCTGCTCTCCGGCAGCCCCCGGCTGCGGGTCCTGGAGCTGATCGCCCAGCGTGCGCGGGAGATCACCGGGGCGGCCCTCGCCGACGTGGCCGTGCCCGTGCCCGGCACCGGGGACCTCGTCGTCGAACTGGCCCTCGGCGAGGGCGGGGACCACCGCCGCGGCCTGGTCGTCCCCGTCGACGGCACCCTCTCGGGCGCCGCCTACGAGGCCGGGGCGCCGGTCACCACGGCCGGCCTCGCCGACGACGACCGCTACGACACGGGCGGCGGCCGCTTCGAGGGCTTCGGGCCCGCCGTCGCCGTACCCCTGGGCACCGAGGCGCACGACACGCGCGGCGTCCTGCTGCTCGCCCGCCCCCAGGGAGAACCCCTCTTCACGGAGGGCGAGTTGCAGCCGCTCCTGGCGTTCGCCGGACAGGCCGCGCTCGCCCTGGAGCTGGCCCAGCGCCGTACCGACGCCGAGCAGCTCGCCCTGCTGGAGGACCGCGACCGGATCGCCCGCGACCTGCACGACCTCGCCATCCAGCGGCTGTTCGCCACCGGCATGACCCTGCAGAGCGCCGCGCGGCTGGTCGCGCACGAGGGCGCCGCCGAGCGCGTCACCCGCGCGGTCGCCGACCTGGACGAGACCATCAAGATCATCCGCTCGACCATCTTCGGCCTGCGCGCCCGCGACGAGGACACCGGACCGAGTCTGCGCGCCCGCGTCGCCCGCGCGGTCGGGGAGACGGCGCACACCCTGGGCTTCCCGCCCCGCCTCAGCATGGAGGGCCTGCTCGACACGGACGTGCCGCCCGGCGTGGCCGACCACGTGATGGCGGCCCTGACGGAGACCCTCAGCAACGCCGCCCGCCACGCCCACGCGACGCGCGTCGAGGTCTCCCTGCAGGCCACCGCCGACGAGGTCGTGCTGACGGTGACCGACAACGGCCGGGGCATACCGGAGGGCGGCCGGCGCAGCGGCCTGCGGAACCTGGAGGAGCGCGCCCGCGGGGTGGGCGGCACCCTGGAGGTCGGCAGCCCCGCCGGGGGCGGCAGCCGGCTCGTGTGGCGGGCCCCGCTCGCCCCCGTTGACGCCGCCTGAAGCCCGCCGGGCCCCGTTCCCGTCCCGGCCCCGTTCC is a window encoding:
- a CDS encoding sensor histidine kinase; this translates as MPRMRLDELLEELQARINAARGTRDRVHSLLEAVVSVGRELDLSQVLRRIVEAAALLVDAQYAALGVIGPDGRTLSQFLTVGLADEEIARIGPLPAGHGILGELIRKPEPLRLTDLSAHEASYGFPAHHPPMRTFLGVPIRVRDEVFGNLYLTDKRGGHDFDAEDESVIATLSVAAGVAIDNARLYEASQRQQRWLQANAEITSNLLSGSPRLRVLELIAQRAREITGAALADVAVPVPGTGDLVVELALGEGGDHRRGLVVPVDGTLSGAAYEAGAPVTTAGLADDDRYDTGGGRFEGFGPAVAVPLGTEAHDTRGVLLLARPQGEPLFTEGELQPLLAFAGQAALALELAQRRTDAEQLALLEDRDRIARDLHDLAIQRLFATGMTLQSAARLVAHEGAAERVTRAVADLDETIKIIRSTIFGLRARDEDTGPSLRARVARAVGETAHTLGFPPRLSMEGLLDTDVPPGVADHVMAALTETLSNAARHAHATRVEVSLQATADEVVLTVTDNGRGIPEGGRRSGLRNLEERARGVGGTLEVGSPAGGGSRLVWRAPLAPVDAA
- a CDS encoding methyltransferase domain-containing protein, which codes for MPQLSPRLAEAVAALPLAPHLRVLEIGCGPGAAARAVAARLDTGRVLAIDRSAAAVARARAACAEEIASGRLTVRRCAAEDFVPEPGEGPFDLVFAFRVGALDGRHPEAGRLALARVAAALAPAGRVFVDGGDPLRELTVRR
- a CDS encoding GNAT family N-acetyltransferase, whose amino-acid sequence is MAITGPQDIDEADIDEAVTATASALREVADRDWSVPAAGLEWSCHDTAVHIASDYTGYATQLTGRATDGYAPFDVVAVPGGLVRVLEATGGLLAAAVHRTPADVRAWHPYGAAGGDGFAAMGVVEALVHTHDILTGLGEHGWEPPRRLCALALDRLFPHVPPGGDPWRSLLWATGRGELPGLARLGAWRWHADPVRSERLALCEVGPGTAADLRDAGSGGFAWAGDGPEEGTRFAAGMVVEAAEAGAYRPGWGTYAVVRRSDGRAVGGIGFHAAPDAGGEAEVGYDIVRSERGRGYASEALRALAGRAFTRPGLRVLRATVEPGNAASRAVLERAGFTPAGATDGGLRYTLVRPPSAG
- a CDS encoding lysophospholipid acyltransferase family protein — protein: MPSRLAHALLPAFGRLTVTADRDADLAPGSIVAANHTSLADPAVVLAALHRLGARPVVMAAAGLWRVPLLGRLLRAGHHIPVHRGGPRAADALDLAETALKRGHLVLIYAEGGIPTRKDAAEAPPGPFRSGLARLVERTGAPVVPVGQAGARRITSGGPVKQLAGALTAPLRRPGLHVHVGAALDPAGDRAATTALAHAAVTEAWRTAAARLGEAPAPAGR
- a CDS encoding choice-of-anchor C family protein; this encodes MVVSRSLTAAATAALLAAGTVVALATPASAVSRFDDGSFEYPAAPANAFTTVGAGQSIGPWKVTAGAVDLIGAGFWQAAEGEQSVDLNAGQAGAVAQTFTTTAGRQYTVSYALAANPEGGPAVKTGRVLVDGQNFQDFSFDSTGRTRAAMGYVTRQFTFVANGPTTTLGFASTVGGAYGPVVDDVRVDEACCCSR